A single window of Halodesulfovibrio sp. DNA harbors:
- a CDS encoding HlyD family type I secretion periplasmic adaptor subunit has translation MHNFPFSLFKKSNSKSDLDFLPAALEVIETPASPIGRALLWTIMLCVCFITCWACIGKTNVVAVAVGKVIPVDQVKTINLLEDGVIKRIFVKEGQIVEKGTPLIEIDSTLAQLDIETLGQDQLNLQFELAKAQCLLKWISDLKKKPAFIPPQNTAASTSKLIEIYANQTKKEANSLRFQLKRLTSRKEKLIAQHKAEEHRLAKLEQTLSIATKWSKTMKTLYSQGLGSEYDWLQKEQQRIINYEDLNSCMQKLKEITASLQEVAAQRKQLVTDFTKNLLATETAILSKIDDISTQTQKAEKIKTFQSITAPVSGKIQQLAVHTVGGVILSGAPIMIIVPSNPKLEIEAFINNSDIGFVHEGQSAEIKLEAFPYNEFGTLHGEVRSISENAIEEPNKGFRYATRIKLNKKYLTAGSKKLKLMPGMVATAEVNLRERRLIQYFLSPLLKYKHESFKEK, from the coding sequence ATGCATAACTTTCCATTTTCACTATTTAAAAAATCTAACTCAAAAAGCGACCTTGATTTCCTCCCTGCAGCTCTTGAGGTTATTGAAACACCAGCCTCCCCTATAGGCCGAGCGCTGTTGTGGACCATCATGCTTTGTGTCTGCTTCATAACCTGCTGGGCATGTATCGGCAAAACCAATGTTGTAGCAGTTGCCGTAGGTAAGGTTATTCCTGTGGATCAAGTAAAAACCATTAACCTGTTAGAAGATGGTGTCATAAAAAGAATTTTTGTTAAAGAAGGACAAATTGTTGAAAAAGGCACGCCACTTATTGAGATAGATAGTACGTTAGCCCAACTGGACATAGAAACTCTGGGGCAGGATCAGCTCAACTTACAGTTTGAACTTGCAAAAGCGCAGTGCCTTTTAAAATGGATATCAGATCTGAAAAAAAAACCAGCCTTCATTCCGCCACAAAATACCGCTGCATCCACCTCTAAATTAATTGAAATATATGCAAATCAAACAAAAAAAGAAGCAAATAGCCTTCGTTTTCAACTTAAAAGACTCACGAGCAGGAAAGAGAAGCTTATTGCTCAACACAAAGCAGAAGAACACCGACTGGCGAAGCTGGAACAAACCTTATCCATAGCAACCAAGTGGTCAAAAACTATGAAAACTCTTTATAGTCAAGGCCTTGGTTCTGAATACGACTGGCTTCAAAAAGAACAGCAGCGCATCATCAATTACGAAGATTTAAACTCATGTATGCAAAAATTAAAAGAAATCACTGCAAGTCTACAGGAAGTTGCTGCACAAAGAAAACAACTTGTAACTGATTTTACAAAAAATTTATTGGCTACTGAAACTGCAATTCTGTCTAAGATTGATGATATCTCTACTCAAACACAAAAAGCAGAAAAAATTAAAACATTCCAGAGCATAACCGCACCAGTATCTGGTAAAATTCAGCAACTTGCAGTACACACCGTAGGAGGGGTCATTCTCTCCGGCGCACCTATCATGATCATAGTCCCGAGCAATCCGAAACTTGAGATAGAAGCATTTATCAATAACAGCGATATAGGCTTTGTCCATGAAGGGCAGTCAGCAGAAATTAAACTGGAAGCATTCCCCTACAACGAGTTTGGCACACTACACGGGGAAGTTCGGTCTATTTCAGAAAATGCTATTGAAGAACCTAACAAAGGGTTCAGATACGCTACACGTATCAAATTGAACAAAAAGTACTTAACCGCTGGCTCTAAAAAATTAAAACTCATGCCAGGCATGGTAGCAACCGCTGAAGTGAATTTACGGGAACGAAGACTGATTCAATATTTTTTATCACCTTTGCTCAAATATAAACACGAAAGTTTTAAAGAAAAGTAG